One stretch of Arachis hypogaea cultivar Tifrunner chromosome 20, arahy.Tifrunner.gnm2.J5K5, whole genome shotgun sequence DNA includes these proteins:
- the LOC112786901 gene encoding coumaroyl-CoA:anthocyanidin 3-O-glucoside-6''-O-coumaroyltransferase 1-like yields the protein MGQPHHHGVKIIEQCSISPPPDSVPQTSIPLTFFDLPWFYLHPIQRIFFYELPQPTTTNQILQTVVPTLKHSLSLTLQHFFPFAGNILVPLHPGNFPYILYSDGDSVSFTVAESHEDFNNFVANAPTHLRDLNLLAPVFPSPLTTQDGGKLLPLMAVQITVLPNYGFSMCVGFNHVVADGRAFHHFIKFWASVCRTRGEDMDSVKESLQLPLHNRDAIEDWRGLKLVFLEELSSSFTKIVKSFGILVDVPSDKVRFTFTLSREQVEKIKKWIYLECKKMGLSTESLIISTYVVTCSLLWVCMVKYYYINTDAYETCKFTFPADCRNCGELSIPSTYFGNCLSRPVVELEKGKLVVENGIVEAAIAIESKIREFKCDGLKEIEDLMTHFNELGTSEECRVIAIGSAKHDVYETDFGWGKPKKSDVIHVLHSRVFSLCDSKDDNGGVEIGLTLERSEMENFNTILKEHITSIIGCD from the exons ATGGGTCAACCCCACCATCACGGTGTAAAAATTATTGAGCAATGTTCAATTTCACCTCCACCAGATTCCGTTCCACAAACTTCGATCCCCCTAACATTCTTCGACCTCCCTTGGTTCTACCTCCATCCGATACAACGCATATTCTTCTACGAGCTTCCTCAACCCACCACCACTAACCAAATCTTGCAAACTGTGGTTCCCACTCTCAAACACTCTCTTTCCCTCACTCTTCAACACTTCTTTCCCTTTGCCGGAAACATTCTTGTCCCTCTTCACCCCGGTAACTTCCCTTACATTCTCTACTCCGATGGTGACTCTGTTTCTTTCACTGTGGCCGAGTCCCATGAAGATTTTAACAACTTTGTCGCTAATGCTCCAACACATCTTAGAGACCTTAACCTTCTTGCTCCGGTCTTTCCTTCTCCGCTTACAACACAAGACGGTGGAAAGTTGCTTCCTCTAATGGCGGTTCAG ATCACTGTCCTACCCAACTATGGCTTCAGCATGTGCGTCGGCTTTAATCACGTTGTTGCTGACGGAAGAGCCTTTCATCATTTCATCAAGTTCTGGGCTTCCGTTTGTAGGACAAGAGGTGAAGACATGGATTCCGTTAAAGAATCTCTTCAACTGCCACTACACAACAGAGACGCCATCGAAGACTGGAGAGGGCTAAAGCTCGTTTTCTTGGAGGAACTTTCAAGTTCTTTTACGAAGATCGTGAAGTCTTTTGGCATACTTGTTGATGTTCCCAGTGACAAGGTTCGCTTTACGTTTACCCTGAGCCGTGAGCAGGTGGAGAAAATCAAGAAATGGATATACCTTGAATGCAAAAAAATGGGATTAAGTACAGAGTCGTTGATCATATCGACCTATGTGGTGACTTGTTCTTTGCTTTGGGTATGCATGGTAAAATATTATTACATTAATACTGATGCCTATGAAACATGCAAGTTTACATTCCCAGCAGATTGTCGAAACTGTGGAGAATTGTCTATTCCATCGACATACTTTGGAAACTGCCTTTCTCGGCCGGTCGTGGAACTCGAGAAGGGCAAGCTAGTGGTGGAAAATGGGATTGTTGAAGCAGCTATTGCTATTGAAAGCAAAATTAGAGAGTTTAAGTGCGATGGTTTGAAAGAGATTGAAGATTTGATGACACATTTTAACGAGTTAGGGACATCGGAAGAATGTAGGGTAATAGCTATAGGGTCAGCAAAGCATGATGTTTATGAAACTGATTTTGGGTGGGGAAAGCCCAAGAAAAGTGACGTAATTCATGTATTGCATTCAAGGGTATTCTCTCTGTGTGATTCTAAGGATGATAATGGTGGAGTTGAAATTGGACTCACTCTTGAAAGGAGTGAAATGGAAAATTTCAATACTATTTTGAAAGAACACATTACAAGTATTATAGGTTGTGATTAG